A region of Solanum dulcamara chromosome 7, daSolDulc1.2, whole genome shotgun sequence DNA encodes the following proteins:
- the LOC129893786 gene encoding uncharacterized protein LOC129893786: MMGLGSLGNGGSSSSFSNLSPLAPPFTVDRSNSKSGSTQLLNFSDSSYTGTVPFGQSWQYAAADPSPPGYNFFSSVTDSVPTTCNMPEFSPSDSVKPSSNFWSTSNPTVNASTDTYSFGHEGYYAPYLPSIVSNEHPSSAFNEPSLDVLPNSGNIHVEHPSSQVDYTQSLSGLEYSHWSFFSKVADGMQDERKGVDGSFSLGKVNASFGYRNCMSQGNSLEGVNIAGEDSGAGNFTDGVYTGTSSMGHMDAKSYLAQEPGYPSLNSETTMGSILPLSCQVGLSLGSSHNYLNYENPFTPHEKFFQPLDSRPRDTTSTSKSSPVVVIRPAPSGSGFFAPKTDSHKNVDICKTGATNSEKSDVCDLLKGEETRLPIDSLVKEFSLGSSTLPDFDKIKDIFFASSSINNQCSTRPCSSNSIEIAVKERSGSQAPCASAPPVTFAEKCSDALDLHNPNVDSPCWKGAPAFRISLCDSIEAPSSCHFKSKLECSDFGQSNPLFPPAEHSGKTSSKKLGEENLHNHVYAGNSLSVPSVGTGSNNYITEDHRTNDVIKETLVPMDLSSSGGILKFSEDLNRPAKGYNLPQYSENDCQLQYSWGKHLSVDDHKYGPAKHNLPEGFMHSGLNLNDTLEGGVVALDAAENVLRSPASQEDAKQAQPYQMGSSPKLDVQTLVHAIHNLSELLKSQCLSNACLLEDQDYDTLKNAITNLGECTAKKIETKDTMFPQHDTFENFRESRRFYMGTETGHSQFMEKVTWDSCGLGNQPTPEDKSKNNGKKAENSPLLTPADDLGDSNEEQVVQAIKKVLNENFLSDEGMQPQALLFKNLWLEAEAQLCSLSYKSRFDRMKIEMEKHKLSQGKVLNLNSSVAPEAENDSASKITTQSPSTSSKSVHVDDSVMERFNILNRREEKLSSSFMKEENDSVKVASDAEDSVSMRLNSLRQQGNDFSASFMDEKKASDMVSSDTEDSVMERFNILKRREDNLKSSFMKEKKDQDVVANDAEDSVKVRLNVLRQRGDNLNSSFMEETKDPDMVSNDAEDSVMARFNVLTLRGDKLNSPFMEVKNDLDMVAAGSADMENFGLIKGEVSEDQRANVVIEPYFYHHSINASEGYDSIGSYANGSGYDSMKQFLLSVADDPVVHSNRKARLGNHHSSGLYDNSSSDWEHVAKDEYV, encoded by the exons ATGATGGGTTTAGGGTCTTTGGGTAATGGTGGTTCCTCATCATCCTTCTCCAATTTATCACCTTTAGCTCCACCTTTTACTGTTGATCGGTCCAATTCCAAATCCGGTTCAACCCAATTGTTGAATTTCAGTGATTCCTCCTATACTGGTACAGTACCATTTGGACAGTCTTGGCAATATGCTGCTGCTGACCCTTCACCGCCTGGATACAATTTTTTCTCTTCAGTTACTGATTCTGTGCCCACAACTTGCAATATGCCTGAGTTTTCCCCTTCTGATTCTGTTAAACCCAGCAGTAACTTTTGGTCAACTTCAAACCCCACTGTTAATGCTTCAACTGACACGTATTCCTTTGGTCATGAGGGATATTATGCCCCTTATCTGCCTTCCATAGTGAGCAATGAACACCCCTCCTCCGCCTTCAATGAACCTTCACTTGATGTTTTGCCTAATTCTGGTAATATCCATGTTGAACACCCCTCGTCGCAAGTTGATTATACCCAGAGCTTGTCTGGTTTGGAATACTCGCATTGGAGTTTTTTTAGTAAAGTGGCTGATGGGATGCAAGATGAGAGGAAGGGAGTTGATGGAAGTTTTTCCTTGGGGAAGGTTAATGCTTCGTTTGGTTACAGGAATTGCATGTCTCAAG GTAATTCACTTGAAGGTGTGAACATAGCTGGAGAAGATTCTGGTGCTGGAAATTTTACTGATGGTGTATATACTGGGACTTCAAGTATGGGACATATGGATGCCAAGTCATATCTCGCTCAAGAACCAGGCTACCCATCTCTTAACTCAGAAACAACTATGGGTTCAATTCTCCCTCTGTCATGCCAAGTGGGACTTTCTTTAGGGTCTTCTCATAATTACCTGAACTATGAAAACCCTTTTACTCCACATGAGAAATTCTTCCAACCCCTTGATTCTCGTCCCCGTGATACTACATCCACATCAAAATCTTCTCCTGTAGTGGTTATCAGACCAGCACCTTCTGGAAGCGGTTTCTTCGCACCGAAGACAGACTCGCACAAAAATGTGGATATTTGCAAAACTGGGGCTACAAACAGTGAGAAATCAGATGTCTGTGACCTGTTAAAGGGTGAAGAAACTCGGCTACCAATAGATTCTCTGGTCAAAGAGTTTTCCTTGGGCTCAAGCACACTGCCGGACTTTGACAAGATCAAGGACATTTTTTTTGCATCATCATCAATTAACAATCAGTGCTCGACCCGTCCTTGTAGCAGCAATAGCATAGAGATTGCAGTTAAAGAAAGATCTGGATCTCAAGCTCCTTGCGCTAGTGCACCACCTGTGACTTTTGCTGAGAAATGTTCAGATGCTCTAGATCTTCATAACCCAAATGTAGATTCACCCTGCTGGAAAGGTGCTCCTGCTTTTCGTATTTCTCTCTGCGACTCTATTGAAGCTCCAAGCTCATGCCACTTCAAAAGCAAACTAGAATGTTCTGATTTTGGTCAAAGCAATCCTTTATTTCCCCCAGCGGAACATTCAGGGAAAACTTCCTCAAAGAAACTTGGTGAAGAAAATCTGCATAACCATGTATATGCTGGAAATAGTCTGTCTGTTCCTTCAGTAGGCACTGGAAGTAATAACTACATCACAGAAGACCACAGGACCAATGATGTCATAAAAGAAACATTGGTGCCTATGGATCTGTCCAGCAGTGGTGGGATACTTAAATTTTCTGAAGATCTGAACAGGCCTGCCAAAGGATATAATCTACCTCAGTACTCTGAAAATGATTGTCAACTACAATATTCCTGGGGCAAGCACCTTAGTGTTGATGACCACAAATATGGACCCGCAAAGCATAATTTACCGGAGGGTTTTATGCATTCTGGTTTGAACCTCAATGACACATTAGAGGGTGGAGTAGTTGCACTAGATGCTGCAGAAAATGTTTTACGTTCACCAGCTTCTCAAGAAGATGCCAAGCAGGCCCAACCATATCAAATGGGATCAAGTCCAAAGCTGGATGTTCAAACACTTGTGCATGCAATTCATAACCTTTCGGAACTACTTAAATCTCAATGTTTGAGTAATGCATGTCTACTGGAGGATCAAGACTATGACACCCTTAAGAATGCAATTACCAATCTGGGTGAATGTACTGCTAAGAAGATTGAAACAAAAGATACAATGTTTCCCCAGCATGACACTTTTGAAAACTTCAGAGAATCTCGCCGCTTTTATATG GGCACTGAGACAGGACACTCCCAGTTTATGGAAAAAGTTACTTGGGATTCTTGTGGCCTTGGTAATCAGCCCACGCCTGAAGATAAGAGCAAGAACAATGGTAAGAAAGCTGAGAATTCACCCCTTCTAACTCCTGCAGATGACTTAGGGGATTCAAATGAAGAACAAGTGGTCCAG GCTATAAAGAAAGTCCTCAATGAGAACTTTCTCTCTGATGAAGGTATGCAGCCCCAAGCCCTTCTTTTCAAGAATTTATGGCTTGAAGCTGAAGCACAGTTATGTTCCCTAAGCTATAAATCTCGTTTTGACCGTATGAAGATCGAAATGGAGAAGCATAAACTCAGCCAAGGAAAAG TCTTAAACCTGAATTCCTCAGTGGCACCTGAAGCTGAAAATGACTCAGCATCAAAGATTACCACCCAGAGTCCCTCTACTTCAAGCAAAAGTGTCCACGTTGACGATTCTGTAATGGAGAGATTCAATATCTTAAATAGAAGGGAAGAGAAGTTGAGTTCATCGTTCATGAAAGAGGAAAATGATTCTGTGAAGGTTGCCAGTGATGCTGAGGATTCTGTTTCGATGAGACTAAATAGCTTAAGGCAACAGGGAAACGACTTCAGTGCATCATTCATGGATGAAAAAAAAGCTTCTGATATGGTCTCCAGTGACACTGAGGATTCTGTTATGGAAAGATTCAACATCTTGAAACGACGGGAAGACAACTTGAAATCATCTTTCATGAAAGAGAAAAAGGATCAGGATGTGGTTGCTAATGATGCTGAGGATTCTGTTAAGGTGAGACTCAACGTCTTAAGACAGCGGGGAGACAACTTGAATTCATCTTTCATGGAGGAGACAAAGGATCCAGATATGGTCTCTAATGATGCTGAGGATTCTGTTATGGCGAGATTCAATGTATTAACACTCCGTGGAGACAAGCTGAATTCACCGTTTATGGAGGTGAAAAACGATCTGGACATGGTTGCTGCTGGTTCTGCAGATATGGAGAATTTTGGATTGATCAAAGGAGAAGTGTCAGAAGATCAGAGAGCAAATGTGGTCATAGAACCTTACTTTTATCATCACAGTATTAATGCCAGTGAAGGATATGACTCTATTGGGTCTTACGCCAATGGTTCTGGATATGATTCCATGAAACAGTTTCTTCTCTCTGTCGCGGATGATCCAGTTGTCCATTCAAATAGGAAGGCCA